Genomic segment of uncultured Tolumonas sp.:
GGTAACAATTCACGCACCACAAACGGCACGGTGATAAACATGGTTGCCAGAATGATGCCGGGGGTATTAAAAATAACGTGCAGGTCATGGGCTTGCAGCCATTCACCAAACCAACCGCGATTACCAAACAACAACACAAACATCAAACCAGCGATGACCGGTGACACTGAAAATGGCAGATCAATCAAGGTGATCAGCGCCTGCCGGCCACGAAACCGGAAACGACCAATCGCCCAAGCGGCGGTTAAGCCAAAAATCACATTCATGGGTACTGAGCAAATCGCTGTAAACAAAGTCAGGCGTAATGCCGCCAACGCATCGGTATCCACTAAACTTTGCCAAAAAAAGGCCACACCTTTTGCCAGTGCCTGAGTGAAAACCACGGCTAAAGGCAGTAACAACAGAGCAGCAAACCAACCCGCGCCGATGAGAATAAGCAGATAACGAACCCAACGCGGTTCCGTGGTAATTGGATTCATTAGCGGGCTCCTCCCAGACGCTGCCAGCTCCATGCTTGCAACTGGTTAATCAACAGCAGTAGAACAAAAGAGATACCCAGCATCACCGTAGCAATCGCTGCCGCACCGGCATAGTCGTACTCTTCCAGATGGCTCATGATCATCAATGGTGCAATTTCTGACACCATCGGTAAGTTACCAGCGATAAAAATAACTGAACCGTATTCCCCTACCGCGCGAGCAAACGCTAAGGCAAAGCCTGTTAATGCTGCTGGCACTAAAGCGGGAAAAATGATTTTTTGGAAAGTGACCCAACGATTGGCGCCGAGACAGGCAGCAGCCTCTTCCAACTCGCGTTCATGTTCTTTCAACACTGGCTGCATGGTGCGCACCACAAATGGCAAACCAATGAAGGTCAGCGCAATCACCACACCGATCGGGTTAAACGCCAGCTTGATGCCGTAAGGCGCGAAATAGTGGCCAATCCAACCGTTACCCGCAAAAATAGCGGATAACGCAATACCGGATACCGCCGTAGGCATAGCAAACGGTAAGTCGATCAGTGAATCCATGATGCGTTTGCCAAAAAATTCATAACGCACCAAGGTCCAAGCAATAATGGAACCAAACAACGTATTCAGCAGTGCCGCAATCGCCGCCGCGCCAAAACTGAGTTTGAAGGAAGCAATGACCCGCGGATTACTAATCACTTGCCAGAACTGGCTCATATCTTGTTTAGTCACACTGTAGAGCACCAGTGCCGACAACGGCAGTAGCACCATCAGACTGAGATAGAGCAGGCTGAAACCTAAGGTGGGGGCAAACCCCGGCAGAACGGAATGAGATCGAAAACGCATGGACTACTTCCTCACAATACAGTGCATGTCACACCGTTATATGCGTATTGTTGAGATTGTTTGGCGTTAAAACAAATAAGAAAAAAAGCAATCTATATCCAGTTTTTGGATATAGATAATTAAATGAAAAATAAGGGGAAACAAAGCAAAAAAATTAAGCCGCTTTAGCCAATTGCTGACAATGCCAGCGCAACAATTCCAGCCCTTCCGGCCACTCACCATGGCCTGATTCCGCATTGATATGACGCAACGGGCCTAACAAACTTAGCGGTAAGCGCCAACGCTGACTCCACAGACAAATGCGATCCAATGACATCCAAGGGTCATTACTGCTGGCAATAATACGCCCTGAAACCGATGTCGGATGGTAAATCAGCCCTTCTTGTACCCCCAGTAACTCCGGATCGGCCGGGGCCACTAAAAATAGCGAGCTCACTTTATCGGGCAATTGCGTGGCAGCATATAAACTGGCTAAACAACCAAATGAATGCGCCACCAGCGTGAGTGGTTCTGGGCTGTTTTTCAATATTTCCAGTACTGGTGCAGCCCAGCGTTGCAGATCCGGTGTAGTCCAATCAGATTGTTCAATACGCAACCAATGCGGGTGTTGCTGATGCCACAAGGTCTGCCAATGCTGTGGACCACTGTTATACAAACCGGGAACGAGCAGAATATTGTTCATCGCTGTACTCTTAAAAACAGACAGCTCCACCGTGATGTGAAGCTGTGTTGTGACTAAAGGAATTTACTGACCTGGCTGGTACAACTGGTCAAACGTACCACCACTGGCAAAATGACGTTGCTGTGCTTTTGCCCAATCACCTTCCAATTCACGCACCGTGAATAATTTAACCGGAGAAAACTGCTGCGCGAACTCTTTGGCAATGACCGGATTACTAGGGCGATAAAAATGTTTGCCCGCAATACGCTGTGCATCATCCGAATAAAGATGTTCGACATACGCTTTGGCTACCGCTTCAGTACCGTGTTTTTTCGCGACCTGATCAACCACAGCCACCGGTGGCTCCGCCAAAATAGATTCCGACGGTGTGATCAACTCGAATTTATCTTTGCCTAATTCATTCAGCACCAGATAAGCTTCGTTTTCCCAGGCAATCAACACATCGCCAAGACCACGCTCCACAAAACTGGTCGTGGCACCACGTGCGCCAGAATCCAGCACTTTTACATTTTTAAATAATTTACTGATGTAATCACGGGCACCCTGCTCATTGCCGGTTTTATGTAATGCATAACCCCAAGCCGCCAGATAATTCCAACGCGCACCGCCTGAAGTTTTCGGATTAGGGGTTACAACTTCGACATCGGGACGGATCAGATCCGCCCAGTCTTGGATATGTTTCGGGTTATCTTTGCGCACTAGAAATACGATGGTAGAGGTAAACGGTGAAGCATGATTGGGTAATTTGCTTTCCCAATCAGGGGCAACCAGACCTTGCTGTGCGACCTTATTGATGTCTTGTGCCAATGCCAAGGTGATGACATCGGCATCCAGCCCCTCAATGACTGCACGCGCCTGTTTGCCCGAACCGCCATGCGATTGACTGACATTCACGCTATCGCCATGTTGTTGCTGCCAGAATTGTGAAAAGGATTTGTTGTAATCCTGATAGAGCTCACGAGTGGGATCGTAAGAAACATTCAGTAGTTTTACTTCGGCAGCGGATACAGTTTGCACGGTTAATGCAGCTAACAACCCGGCTACTAACAATACTGATTTTTTCATGGCGAACTCCTGTACAACACATGAGTGTAAAATGCAGGAAGTGCGCCCCGAACAGAACTAAATAGATTCGCTTTAATTATCCAAAAAAAGCATAAAGAAACCCTGTTTCTGGCTAACTACACCCACCGACGTAATTTCAGCCATAACAAAATACTACCGGCAATGGCTAACAATAACAGGCAAAAACCAATAAACCCCCATGGCGAGGTATTCCCCGGAATACCGCCGAGATTCACCCCCAGCAAACCAGTAAAAAATGATAATGGCAAAAAAACCATAGCAAACAGAGACATAATATAGGTGCGTCGGTTCATGGCTTCAGTCATTAAGGCATTAATCTCATCCGCTAACAGCGATGTCCGCGCAATACTGGCATCCAGATCTTCCAGCCAACGCCCCATACGATCGGCAATATCCTGTAAATGTCGCAGATCGTCTTTTTCCAACCAGGTAATCTTCTCATTCGCCAAACGGCTAAACACATCGCGCTGAGGCGCCAAATAACGGCGTAAGACAATCAATTGCCGGCGGATCTCAACCAACTCGCGCCGGGAGTTAATTTTCTGTTCCAGTATTTCATCTTCTAACCGGACAATTTTATCCATGACTTCATCGATGAAATCCCCGGCCTGTTCCGCCAGATTTTCACACACATCCACCAACCAATCCGTTGTAGAACGCGGCCCCAAGCCCTGCCGTAAATTACGTACCACCTGCTCAACGGCATATACGCGACGATGGCGGGTCGAGACAATTAACTTATCGGTAATAAAAAAACGGATCGCCACCATCTGGTCCGGTCGCTGCCCTTCGTTATGGTTAATACCCCTTAATGTCAGTAACAACCCACCATTCACTTTGACCAATTTAGGCCGGTTACTTTCACCCAGCAGAGATTCACGCACAACATCAGGTAACAATGGCGAATGACGTAACCACTCTTTTGCACTTTCCGCCGAATAATCCAGATGTAACCAGCAACGTTCTGTTGGTACTGAACCACCGGCGGATAACTTATGGTACCGCCCGTTGGCATCTAGCTGTAACGCCAGCACCGGTTCTGCCGGAACCAATGCTTTCGGCTGATGCTGTGATTTAGGGCTGACATGAAAGGGTAATTGATCTGACATACTTCACCTTATTGTCAGGAAGCTGTTTTTTCGCAGAGATGATGCCACGGACAATCAACCAAATGATCGTTGACCATGCCCACCGCCTGCATAAATGCATAACAAATCGTTGGACCGACAAATTTAAAACCGGCTTTTTTCAGCGCCTTCGACATTGCTTCTGCTTGTGGCGTCGTCACGGGTATCTCTTTAGCATGCTGCCAATGATTGATCACTGGTTTTCCATCCACGAATTGCCATAACCAATCCGAAAACACGACACCTTGCTGCTGTAAGGCCAGATAACAGCGGGCATTCTGCCTAATGGCACTAATTTTAAGCCGATTGCGAATAATCGATTGATCGTTCATCAATAATTCTAGCTGTTGCTCATCAAATTCAGCCAGTTGCACCGGATCAAAATCAGCAAAAGCGGCATAGTATGCAGGTATCCGTTTCAGAATAGTTAACCACGATAACCCCGCTTGTTGCCCTTCCAAGCAAAGCATAGCGAACAACTTCCGATCATCATATTCCGGGCGACCCCACTGCTGGTCGTGATAAGCAATATAGTCTGGATCAGACATGATCCAGGCACAATGTCGTTCCATACGCACACCTCGGTACAATTTGCCTATATTCCCGCCGGTTACAGGGTTATACTTCCTGAGTTTATCCGCGCAGTATTCACTGACTAATCAAGCGTATTATCTATCATGCAGAAATTTGATATTAAAACATTTCAGGGACTCATTTTATCCCTGCAAGATTACTGGGCCCGCCAGGGTTGTGTGATTTCACAACCGCTCGATATGGAAGTGGGCGCAGGTACTTCACATCCAATGACCTTTTTACGGGCTATTGGTCCGGAGCCGATGAACTGTGCTTACGTGCAGCCGTCGCGTCGTCCGACCGATGGCCGTTACGGGGAAAACCCGAACCGTCTGCAACATTATTACCAGTTTCAGGTCATTCTGAAGCCATCACCGGACAATATTCAGGAATTATATCTGGGTTCGTTACGTGAGCTGGGCTTTGACCCGTTGGTCCATGATATTCGTTTTGTTGAAGACAACTGGGAAAACCCAACCCTGGGTGCCTGGGGTCTGGGCTGGGAAATCTGGCTAAACGGCATGGAAGTCACTCAGTTCACCTACTTCCAGCAAGTCGGTGGTTTAGAGTGCTCACCAGTCACTGGCGAAATCACTTACGGTCTGGAACGTCTGGCGATGTATATCCAAGGCGTGGATAGTCTGTACGATCTGGTTTGGGCTGATGGCCCACTGGGTAAAGTGACTTATCGTGACGTGTTCCACCAAAATGAAGTGGAACAATCCACTTACAACTTTGAACACGCTGACGTGCCATTCCTGTTCCAGTTGTTCGATCAATGTGAAAAAGAATGTCAGCATTTGCTGAATCTGGAACTGCCGCTGCCACTGCCTGCTTATGAGCGTATTTTGAAAGCGGCACATGCCTTTAACCTGCTGGATGCCCGTCACGCGATTTCCGTGACCGAGCGTCAACGCTACATTCTGCGTATCCGGGCACTTTCCAAAGCGGTAGCGGAAGCCTACTACGCCGCGCGCGAACGTCTCGGTTTCCCGATGTGCAAAGCAACTCAAGCGTAAAGGTATAAGCAAATGGCAACTGAAAACTTTTTAATTGAACTGGGCACGGAAGAGCTGCCACCGAAAGCGCTGCGAAAACTCGCACAAGCCTTTGCTGACAACTTTACTGCGGAACTGGATAAAGCCGGTCTGACCCATCAGGGCGTGCAATGGTTTGCAGCACCGCGCCGTCTGGCACTGAAAGTAACTTCACTGGCTGACAAGCAAGCGGACAAACAGGTTGAGAAACGCGGTCCGGCTGTCTCTGCTGCATTTGATGCGTCAGGCACACCAACACCTGCCGCATCCGGTTGGGCAAAATCGAACGGCATTGAAGTCGCACAAGCCGAACGTCTGGCCACCGACAAGGGTGAATGGCTGGTCTATCGTGCCAATGTCGCCGGTCAAGCGACCACTGAACTGCTGGGCATTATGGTGGCGACCGCGTTAGCGGGTTTACCAATTCCAAAACCAATGCGTTGGGGTGCAAAACGCACGCAATTTATCCGCCCGGTACATACCCTGTGTATGCTGTTTGGCGGTGAATTAGTAGCTGGTGAAGTGCTAGGCCTGCAATCTGCACGCACCATCCGTGGCCATCGCTTCATGGGTGAAGCGGAATTTGAAATCAGCCATGCCGATCAATACCCTGCTTTGCTGCTGGAAAAAGGCAAAGTGCAAGCTGACTACGAAGCGCGTAAGGCGTTCATCAAAGCTGGCGCTGAAGCGGCGGCGAAACAGTTAGGCGGTGTTGCGGATCTGGAAGATTCACTGCTGGAAGAAGTCACCTCGCTGGTAGAATGGCCAGTGATCCTGACTGCGAAATTTGAAGAAAAATTCCTGGCTGTTCCGGCAGAAGCGCTGGTTTACACCATGAAAGGCGACCAGAAATATTTCCCTGTGTATGACGCTACTGGCAAATTGCTGCCAAACTTCATCTTCGTCAGCAACATCGAATCAAAAGACCCAACTCAGATCATTCAGGGTAACGAACGTGTTGTGCGCCCTCGTCTGTCAGATGCAGAGTTCTTCTTTAACACCGATAAAAAACATACCTTGGCTTCCCGTTTGGAAAGTCTGGATACCGTGTTGTTCCAGCAACAACTGGGTACACTGAAAGACAAATCTGTACGTATCGCAGAACTGTCGGCCTTCATCGCCGCACAGATTAGTGCTGACGTGGAACATGCCACGCGTGCTGGTTTGCTGTCGAAGTGTGACCTGATGACCAACATGGTGATGGAGTTTACCGACACGCAAGGCGTGATGGGTATGCACTACGCACGTCACGATCATGAAGCCGAAGATGTCGCTGTAGCACTGAACGAGCAGTACATGCCACGTTTTGCCGGTGATAACCTGCCAAATGGTCTGGTTGCTTGTGCGGTAGCCATCGCAGACAAACTGGACAGCCTCGCCGGTATCTTTGGCATTGGTCAGGCGCCGAAAGGTGATAAAGACCCGTTTGCACTGCGTCGTGCCGCGATTGGTACACTGCGTATCATCGTTGAAAAACAGCTGGATCTGGATCTGGTCACTATCGTTGATAAAGCAGTTGAGCTGTACGGTAGCAAACTGACCAACAAGAAAGTCACCGACGAAGTGATCGATTTCCTGCTGGCGCGTTTCCGTGCCTCTTATCAGGAAGCCGGCATTGCGGTTGACGTCATTCAGGCTGTACTGGCACGTCGTCCGACCCGCCCTGCCGATTTTGATGCGCGCGTTAAAGCAGTCAGCCATTTCCGCACACTGGATGCAGCACAAGCACTTGCTGCAGCGAACAAACGTGTGAGCAACATTCTGGCGAAGTTTGATGGCAAGCTGAAAGACAGCGTTGACTCAGCGTTGTTACAAGATGCCGCTGAACAGCAGTTAGCCGAGCAAGTGGCCAGCATGGAAACTAAACTGGCACCGTTGTTTGCTGCTGGTGAATATCAGCAAGCGTTAACAGAATTGGCGGTGCTGCGTGAAGCTGTTGACACCTTCTTTGATAAAGTGATGGTGATGGCCGATGATGAAGCGCTGAAGCTGAATCGTCTGACGCTGCTGGCGCGTCTGCAAGCCCTGTTCCTGCAAGCGGCGGATATCTCGCTATTGCAGCAATAACCGGTTCGCTGCGAAATGATTAAAGGCCCGGTTTTCCGGGCCTTACTTTTTATCCCCATTCTTGTTTCACGTGAAACAAACGGGTCAGTATTGAGAATATGGATATGCAATTTTCACAATTCGGCGAGAAATTCACGCGGTTGGCTGGTATCAGTCAACTAATGGACGATCTGAATCAGGGTCTGAAAAACCCGGAAGCTATCATGCTGGGCGGTGGTAACCCTGCCGCGATTCCTGAGATGGTCGAGCTATTTCGACAAGCGACCGCTCATCAACTGGAAAATGGCACGCTGCTTAAAGCCATGCTGAACTATGATGGTCCGCAAGGTCATGATGGTTTTCGCCACGCCCTCGCTGAATTGTTTTGCAAGGAATATGGCTGGGCTATCACCCCTGACCATATCGCACTGACCAACGGTAGTCAGAGCGCCTTCTTTTATCTGTTCAACTTGCTGGCGGGTGAATACGCGACAGGTCAGCAGAAAAAAGTACTATTCCCGCTAGCACCGGAATATATCGGTTATGCCGATGGCGGGCTGAGCGAAGATCAATTTGTCGCCTGCAAACCCCACATTGATTATCTGGATAACGGCCTGTTTAAATACCGCGTTGATTTTGATGCCTTGGAAGTGGGTGATGATATTGGTTTGATCTGTGTGTCGCGCCCAACCAATCCAACCGGTAATGTATTAACCGACGACGAAATAGCACGACTGGATGAGATCGCCCGCGCGAAAGGCATTCCACTGCTGATCGACAATGCCTATGGCACCCCCTTTCCACATATCATCTTCAGCGAAGTGACTCCTTTCTGGAATGACAATACGATCCTGTGTATGAGTTTATCTAAACTCGGTTTACCGGGTTTGCGCTGCGGTATTGTGATCGCCGATCCAAAAATCATTCAGGCAATGGGTAACATCTCCGGCATTATCAATTTAGCCCCCAGCGGTGTCGGCCCAGCCTTGGTGCAGCACTGGATAGAATCTGGCGATATTCTGCGTTACAGCGCAGATATTATTGCGCCCTATTACCAGCACAAAGCACAGCAAGCAGTTGAGTGGTTACAGCAGGCTATTCCAGCACCAAAATTGCGGATCCATAAACCGGAAGGTGCACTGTTTTTATGGTTATGGTTTGACGGGCTACCCATTTCTTGCCAGCAACTCTATGAAAAACTAAAACAACGCGGTTTAATTATCGTCCCCGGTCATTATTTTTTCCCCGGGTTACCGGATAAAAAATGGCAGCATCAGTATGAATGTATTCGCCTGAATTACGCGCAACCAGAAGAAAAAGTAAAACAAGGGATCGCGATACTGCAACAGGTCATCAACGAACTATAACTAACGCTCACTTTGCACAGGATTGAAAGCCATGACAGGTATGATCAACTCTCTCCCATTGGATGAGTTTCACCGCATACTGGATATCCTGCAAACCATTGATGTCGGGTTAGTCGTATTAGACCACAACTATCAGATCACGCTGTGGAACGGTTTTATGGAAAACCACAGCGGTTACAACCTTAGCCAACTGGCAGAACATAATGTTTTTCACTATTTTCCTGAATTAGCCGAAGAATGGTTACGTCAGAAAGTAGAAGCAGTATTCACGCTACGTTGTGCCAGTTTTATCTCTTGGGAGTTAAGGCCCTATCTGTTTAACTTCCCTGCCAGCCGCCCCTTTACCGGCATGAGTGATATCATGTATCAGAATGTCACCATCATGCCGTTAGTCTCACGCCATGGTGATATCAGCCACGTTTGTCTCATCATCTATGATGTCACCGATGCTGCGACCAGCAAACAAGCCTTACAAGAAGCCAATCAGCAACTGACTACCCTCTCGATTACCGATCGTTTAACCGGTTTGTATAACCGCGGTTATTGGGAAGAATGTCTGCGCAATGAATTTAATCGTTATCACCGCACAGGCAAAGTCAGCACCCTGATGATGCTGGATATAGATTTCTTCAAGAAAGTGAATGATACCTACGGGCACCTTGCCGGCGATGAAGTCTTACGCCGCGCCTCAACACTCTTACGCCAAATAGTCCGTTGCTCTGATATGCCAGGACGGTATGGCGGCGAGGAATTTGGGGTATTACTCACCGACATCAATGAATCCATCGCCCTGCATGTGGCTGAACGGTTACGGCGTAGTATGGAAAAAGAGATTGTTACTTTTGATGGGCAACAGATCCGCTTCACTATCAGTATTGGTTTGGCCGAGGTAACTCATGAACAACCATCCGCTTTGCACTGGTTACAAAAAGCAGATGCCGCACTGTATCACTCAAAACACTCTGGGCGTAATCGGGTAACAGCCTCGAGAGAGCTATCGCCAGCATAAGCGGCTGTCTACATCATTCGTTTTGCTGGGTCAGAATATCTTCCAGCAATAACTCAATCATCGCCTCTTCACTGATTGGCTTGGATAATAGATACCCTTGCGCTAAATGACACTGTTTTTGCTGTAACAATTTAAGTTGTTCTATTGTTTCGACCCCTTCAGCAATCACGCGGAGTGAAAATGCATCGGCCAATTGCAGGATAGAATCGACCAATTTCGGGTTACTTTCTAATTGCATAATGTAAGAACGATCGATCTTTAAAGCATCTAATGGCAAATTGCTCAGATGACTGAGAGAGGTATAACCTGTACCAAAATCATCCAGCTCAATTTCAACGCCAATCTCTTTAAGTGTTTTCACCATCATCTTAGCCACGTCATCCAGCTCGACCACCGCCGTTTCGGTGATCTCAATGCCAAAGCGCTGTGGTGGAATATCGTAACGTCGTAACATGCTCCCCACCTGTTCCGGATATAACGGATTAGATAACTCGGTACCAGAAGCATTTACTGCCAAACGAAAATCCGGAATACCTTTTGCCATCAGTTTGCCAAGACAAATACAGGCCTGCTCCAACACCCACAGGTCGATATCCAGAATTTGCCCGGACCGCTCGGCAATCGGGATAAACCGATCTGGTGGTACCATACCGTAAGAGGGATGCCGCCAACGGATCAACACCTCTGCGCTAACAATATGCCCGGTTTGTAAATCATATTGCGGTTGATACACCACAAAACATTGCTGGTTGATGATGGCTTGCCGGAGCTCCGATTCCAGCCATTTATCCTCGCGGATCAGTAAGACCATCTCATTCGTTAATTGTTGCCAGTAATTCCCTTGATAACGACACGCTTGCCGACGCGCCTTACTCGCACCTTCCATCAACTCTTCAACATTATTGGCCACATCCGGAAACAGAATAATACCGGCACTGAAGCGTAATTTTATCGTGTAACTACCCAGCATAATGGGTTGACTCAACCGAGCTGCGAGCTGTTCGCAAAGAGTTTCTGCATCAGGAAAAGCACTGTTATCCACACTGGGAATAGTAAAGGTAAATTCATCCGACCCAGTTCGCGCCAGACAAATCGCGGAGGGATGAGCCCGGCGATGTTCACGTAACAATTGCAATAACATTTGGCTGATAAACTGCAACGCGCGGTCACCAATTTTGGCGCCAAAGGTGTTGTTGATAGAGGTCAGATTATGCAGTTTTAGCTGTGTCAGATAAAAATGAGGCTGTGGTTGTTTATCCGAGCGTTCAACCATGTTCTGTAAACAACGAATAAACGCAGCCCGATTACCAATACCTGTTAGCGTATCAATAAAAGCCACCCGCTCTAATTCACGCTTGGAAACCTCTAACTGACTCAGCATGCCAGAAAAATGATTATGCAGTTCGGCCATTTCATCGTCTTCTTGTAGCAATGAAATATCGTTAACCTCATGCATCGCCACTTTCTGCATTAAATTGCGTAATTGGCTAACTGGATTCAAGATCTGGCGTTTCAATACAATATGCAGCAACGCCAATAGAATAAAACTACTGATGATCAACCAAATTACCGTAGATATCCGCAGTTCAGATGCCTCAGCCGTCATCAGTTGTTCTGGAATCAGCGCTTGCAGGATAAGCCCGTCCGAAAGCGGTAAGCGGCGAATAAGGTAGTCACCATCAGGTAATGAAACAACATCCTGTTGTCGATTACTGTTACGCCAACCCAATGGCGCTTCACCCGCAATAAAAGCCCCGGATTGATCCAGTAATAGCAAATGAATACCTTGTTGTGCCTGCTGTTTCAAAAACATCTCGCCAAATTTGCGTAACGAATAAGTCAGGATCAAGTTATAGCTTTGCACTGGCAGGTCATCGCGAGAGATTTCCGGCCCAGAGCGAATAAACCGCAGCCCCTGTTTATAAACAAACTCATCAAGTTCCGGCGAATACATTAAATAATTAAGCTGATCAGCGGCTGCGGATTGCGTAGCCCAATACTGCATAAACTTCAGGTTGCTGGGAGCAATATCATGGAAAGGATCAACACCATCACCAACCCGTAGCAGCTCTTTAGGAGTGGTATCCAGTAATGAAATTTGCAGGAAGCCCTTATTTCCAACCAAGAGTTGGTGAAACATTCGCTGTACGCGGGTGCCCAGATATACTTTTTGTGTGCCAACCGCGTGTGTAGCCAAATACGCGGTCAATGCTTCTGCATTGGGTAATTGAGCTAACTCCACCATATTACGGCGTAATTCACTACTCAATTGCTCCTTAATAGTGGTAGCCAGGCTGGTTAACTGCAGCTCCATATTGCGGTTAGCCATATCACCCAACTTCACCATACTTTGCAAGCCAAGCGCCATCAGCGGTAGGATCACAACCGGTAACAATGTTAGTAATAACTTACGCCGTAGACCTTTCATTTCAGCACCGCAAAATAAATCGCACTACGTAACGAATCACCACTCACATCGGCGTCATAAAATTCTGAACGCTGTAACTGTGGGTTTGGTGGGTAACTCACTGCATTGTTTACTATTGAGGTCGGTAAATATGTTTTTTGTAATGCTGGGGTAAACCCCATTGCTTTGCCATTGATCACAGCAATATCCGGGCGAGTCAAAAACGCTAGAAACTGTTCTGCTTCCTGTTGGTGCTGGCTGGTTTTCAAAATAGCCATACAATCCAACCACAGTGGAGATCCCTCTTCCGGTACAACATAAACCCAGTCTTTGTACGGAGAGTTTTGCTGCAATACATAAAAATCACCGCTGTACACCATAGCCGCCGCAATTTTTTTACCAACATTTCCATCAGCAGCGGCAGCAAACGAAAGCTGATAAGCCGCGACAAAAGAACGCTGTTTCTGCAGTAAATTATAGGCTGCCTGTAATTCTGTTTTACTATGAGTATTGATCGAATAACCGGCCGCTTTTAATGCTACCGAGATCAAATCAAATGTGTCATCGACCATAACAATCCGACCCGATAAACCAGGTTCAGGTTCGAATAACTGCTGCCAACGCGTAATAGGTTTAGTCACCTGACTTTGGCGATATGCGATACCTATCGAGCCCCACATATAAGGCACCGACAGCTTGCCGCAATTTTCAGTAAAGGTCGGATCAATCGCTGTATTTTGTTTAGTGATGACCTCTGGCATTGGAATATATAAATCTTTCCAAACGGGATCTTTCAACGACAAACTATCGATAGAAACAATATCAAACTCAGGCGGATAACCACCGGATAACAGACGATTGCGAGCTTCATCACTGTCGTAATTGACCTCCTTGATATGAATACCCGTTTCTTGCTCAAACCGATTTTTTACCTCTGGCGCAAGATAATATTCCCAAGTGTAAACCACCAACTCGGTGGCTAGATTGTATCCTGACAATAGTAACAACAGCGTACCAATCCAATAACGCATCGTCAGTCCTTATACTTAATACCTATTTTTATCCTTGTGCCCGGTGTCAACAGAGGACACCTTATTAACTATAGACCATCCTTATCAGACGTTATTTTTCTGTTAAATTTATGCATAAAAAAACCCCGCACAACCTTAGCTGTCCGGGGTTTATCAGGATGACAATGCTCGATATTAGATATCGAGATTGGCAACCTTCAGTGCATTACTTTCAATGAACGCACGGC
This window contains:
- the glyQ gene encoding glycine--tRNA ligase subunit alpha, which encodes MQKFDIKTFQGLILSLQDYWARQGCVISQPLDMEVGAGTSHPMTFLRAIGPEPMNCAYVQPSRRPTDGRYGENPNRLQHYYQFQVILKPSPDNIQELYLGSLRELGFDPLVHDIRFVEDNWENPTLGAWGLGWEIWLNGMEVTQFTYFQQVGGLECSPVTGEITYGLERLAMYIQGVDSLYDLVWADGPLGKVTYRDVFHQNEVEQSTYNFEHADVPFLFQLFDQCEKECQHLLNLELPLPLPAYERILKAAHAFNLLDARHAISVTERQRYILRIRALSKAVAEAYYAARERLGFPMCKATQA
- the glyS gene encoding glycine--tRNA ligase subunit beta translates to MATENFLIELGTEELPPKALRKLAQAFADNFTAELDKAGLTHQGVQWFAAPRRLALKVTSLADKQADKQVEKRGPAVSAAFDASGTPTPAASGWAKSNGIEVAQAERLATDKGEWLVYRANVAGQATTELLGIMVATALAGLPIPKPMRWGAKRTQFIRPVHTLCMLFGGELVAGEVLGLQSARTIRGHRFMGEAEFEISHADQYPALLLEKGKVQADYEARKAFIKAGAEAAAKQLGGVADLEDSLLEEVTSLVEWPVILTAKFEEKFLAVPAEALVYTMKGDQKYFPVYDATGKLLPNFIFVSNIESKDPTQIIQGNERVVRPRLSDAEFFFNTDKKHTLASRLESLDTVLFQQQLGTLKDKSVRIAELSAFIAAQISADVEHATRAGLLSKCDLMTNMVMEFTDTQGVMGMHYARHDHEAEDVAVALNEQYMPRFAGDNLPNGLVACAVAIADKLDSLAGIFGIGQAPKGDKDPFALRRAAIGTLRIIVEKQLDLDLVTIVDKAVELYGSKLTNKKVTDEVIDFLLARFRASYQEAGIAVDVIQAVLARRPTRPADFDARVKAVSHFRTLDAAQALAAANKRVSNILAKFDGKLKDSVDSALLQDAAEQQLAEQVASMETKLAPLFAAGEYQQALTELAVLREAVDTFFDKVMVMADDEALKLNRLTLLARLQALFLQAADISLLQQ
- a CDS encoding valine--pyruvate transaminase; translated protein: MQFSQFGEKFTRLAGISQLMDDLNQGLKNPEAIMLGGGNPAAIPEMVELFRQATAHQLENGTLLKAMLNYDGPQGHDGFRHALAELFCKEYGWAITPDHIALTNGSQSAFFYLFNLLAGEYATGQQKKVLFPLAPEYIGYADGGLSEDQFVACKPHIDYLDNGLFKYRVDFDALEVGDDIGLICVSRPTNPTGNVLTDDEIARLDEIARAKGIPLLIDNAYGTPFPHIIFSEVTPFWNDNTILCMSLSKLGLPGLRCGIVIADPKIIQAMGNISGIINLAPSGVGPALVQHWIESGDILRYSADIIAPYYQHKAQQAVEWLQQAIPAPKLRIHKPEGALFLWLWFDGLPISCQQLYEKLKQRGLIIVPGHYFFPGLPDKKWQHQYECIRLNYAQPEEKVKQGIAILQQVINEL
- a CDS encoding diguanylate cyclase; this encodes MTGMINSLPLDEFHRILDILQTIDVGLVVLDHNYQITLWNGFMENHSGYNLSQLAEHNVFHYFPELAEEWLRQKVEAVFTLRCASFISWELRPYLFNFPASRPFTGMSDIMYQNVTIMPLVSRHGDISHVCLIIYDVTDAATSKQALQEANQQLTTLSITDRLTGLYNRGYWEECLRNEFNRYHRTGKVSTLMMLDIDFFKKVNDTYGHLAGDEVLRRASTLLRQIVRCSDMPGRYGGEEFGVLLTDINESIALHVAERLRRSMEKEIVTFDGQQIRFTISIGLAEVTHEQPSALHWLQKADAALYHSKHSGRNRVTASRELSPA